The proteins below come from a single Holdemania massiliensis genomic window:
- a CDS encoding LCP family protein, giving the protein MKKGVRIGLIIIAVLSAIAGCTYAAANWAMDSMLNQIEHGEKIASEDAAIAPEVSEAVKEQNIVNIALFGADNSQGPTGTDEDRSDAMKIISLDFDNKKIKITSVERDVVVWIPGDHQKYGHFNWAYWFGGPTLAVQTLNYNLDLDITQYVTFSFSAVEKLVDLIGGVDIELTAKEVGALRGNTKNSVHTGSNTLNGYDAMLYCRQRYIDSDFVRMDRQNNVINAIIAKLKHKNILELMEIVNTMLPSVTTNCTNTEIKDYLISLLSFDLSHIETYKEPSGEYDDIMRCPGLGGYLVRSYSDMVRHLHANIYGNDEYEPSQTVIDNEKKTYKTYGEFKK; this is encoded by the coding sequence ATGAAAAAAGGAGTAAGAATAGGGTTAATCATCATCGCTGTACTGTCCGCCATTGCCGGCTGTACTTATGCGGCGGCCAACTGGGCAATGGATTCCATGCTGAACCAAATCGAGCATGGTGAAAAAATCGCAAGCGAGGACGCGGCCATCGCACCGGAAGTCAGCGAAGCGGTAAAGGAACAGAACATTGTCAACATTGCGTTGTTTGGAGCAGACAACAGCCAGGGACCGACGGGAACCGATGAAGACCGCAGCGACGCGATGAAAATCATTTCTCTGGATTTTGACAACAAGAAGATCAAAATTACCTCGGTGGAGCGCGACGTGGTTGTGTGGATTCCTGGAGATCATCAGAAATACGGACATTTCAACTGGGCGTATTGGTTCGGCGGTCCTACCCTGGCGGTGCAAACACTGAACTACAATCTGGATCTGGATATTACGCAGTATGTAACCTTCAGCTTCAGCGCTGTGGAAAAGCTTGTCGACCTGATCGGCGGGGTCGATATTGAGCTGACCGCAAAGGAAGTCGGAGCGCTGCGGGGAAACACTAAAAACAGCGTGCATACCGGAAGCAACACCTTGAATGGCTATGATGCTATGTTATACTGCCGGCAGCGTTACATTGACAGCGACTTTGTCCGGATGGACCGGCAGAACAACGTCATCAACGCGATCATCGCCAAACTGAAGCATAAAAATATTCTGGAGCTGATGGAAATTGTCAATACGATGCTGCCTTCAGTGACTACGAACTGCACCAATACGGAAATCAAAGATTATCTGATTTCCCTGCTGAGTTTTGATCTCAGCCACATTGAAACTTATAAGGAACCCAGCGGTGAATATGACGACATCATGCGATGTCCGGGATTGGGCGGTTATCTGGTGCGCAGCTACAGCGATATGGTTCGTCACCTGCACGCCAACATCTATGGCAATGACGAGTATGAGCCAAGTCAGACCGTGATCGACAATGAGAAAAAAACCTATAAAACCTATGGAGAATTTAAGAAATAG
- a CDS encoding DUF58 domain-containing protein, translating into MTLLLIFILGLVVVQLGRLYFERWGARELNITLLSDVSRLEPGQTLTLTVILENKKRMSVPHVSARISFPAILDCLEPDLIPSGESATSALVLHTTLAGRQKKTRTLKFAARQRGAGEFQVTTVLADYLNLTQLDGPQAQPRLCVVHPLRQFPSALAAHPCGLQGQRSVRRWLYPDPIFYTGVRPYQPQDSFRDIDWRATARYQSFYVKEYDHTSDPAFSIFLILQSIQNLFADDAEFMESAVQFAAAILDQSQRQQLPTALVTNAVVRFTVADTSVCDHSLNHTVSCLDLLACAAPYPLSEPARLFQRYPQLLDATHHCLLILNTLTEPLREWVMKICAQGTAVTLVCWTLPDLKRLPEGCDVLPLRKEETK; encoded by the coding sequence ACTTTACTTTGAACGCTGGGGAGCCCGAGAGCTGAACATCACGCTGCTCAGTGATGTCAGCCGGCTGGAGCCGGGGCAGACCCTGACGCTGACGGTGATTCTGGAAAATAAGAAACGCATGAGTGTTCCGCATGTTTCTGCCCGAATTTCGTTCCCTGCCATTCTGGACTGCTTAGAACCGGATCTTATTCCGAGCGGTGAAAGCGCAACTTCGGCGCTTGTCCTGCATACCACACTGGCTGGACGGCAAAAGAAAACCCGGACGCTGAAATTTGCTGCCCGGCAGCGGGGTGCCGGAGAGTTCCAGGTAACCACGGTCCTTGCCGATTATTTAAATCTGACTCAGTTGGATGGACCGCAGGCGCAGCCACGGTTGTGCGTCGTTCATCCGCTGCGGCAATTTCCTTCCGCCCTTGCTGCTCATCCCTGCGGACTGCAGGGTCAGCGCTCAGTTCGGCGCTGGCTCTATCCCGATCCGATTTTTTATACCGGCGTCCGACCCTATCAGCCGCAGGACAGCTTCCGTGATATCGACTGGCGGGCAACGGCACGTTATCAGTCTTTCTATGTCAAAGAATATGATCACACCTCGGATCCTGCTTTTTCAATTTTTTTAATTCTGCAGTCGATTCAGAATCTGTTTGCGGATGATGCGGAATTTATGGAAAGTGCTGTGCAGTTCGCCGCTGCCATTCTGGATCAAAGTCAGCGCCAACAGCTGCCAACAGCATTGGTAACCAACGCCGTTGTCCGGTTTACCGTCGCGGACACCTCCGTCTGTGATCACAGCTTAAATCACACGGTCAGCTGTCTGGATCTGTTAGCCTGTGCCGCGCCTTATCCGCTGAGTGAGCCTGCCCGGCTGTTTCAGCGCTATCCGCAGCTGCTGGATGCCACGCATCATTGCCTGTTGATTCTGAATACACTGACTGAGCCTTTGCGGGAATGGGTCATGAAGATCTGTGCCCAGGGTACGGCAGTGACGCTGGTATGCTGGACGCTGCCGGATCTTAAACGCTTGCCGGAGGGCTGCGACGTTCTGCCTTTAAGAAAGGAGGAAACCAAATGA
- a CDS encoding gamma-glutamyltransferase family protein translates to MMNFDCYHQPFPSNRYPVMARKGMVCTGSSLASAAGLEILRQGGNAIDAAVATAAALTVVEPTANGLGSDAFAIVWHKNELVGLNSSGFAPQAISAEKLKAQGMTNMPTFGWTPVTVPGAVKAWKSLNERFGRLTLAQCLAPAIRYAEEGYPCPPTLAHYWQAAFRKYQKEFAGKPEFDEWFKTFAPHGKAPQPGEVITLKNHAETLKEIGRTQADSFYKGPLADQIDACSRKFGGYLRKADLEAFENEWVNPIRLNYRGYEICEIPPNGQGIVALMALNILKEFQFAEKLHVETVHRQLEAMKMAFKDGLFYITDPKAMKVKTEQLLDPQLGRLRAAQISEQAQDPQVSELPQSGTVYLCTADEEGNMVSYIQSNYMGFGSGIVVEGTGISLQNRGHDFSLDEQHANCLEPRKRTYHTIIPGFIMHQGKAVGPFGVMGGYMQPQGHVQVAMNLIDFHLNPQMALDAPRWLWERDNRIFVEPHFPTALAKALQQRGHRIEVCLDPGVFGRGQMILRMENGTLIGGTESRTDSNIACY, encoded by the coding sequence ATGATGAATTTTGACTGTTATCACCAACCGTTTCCATCGAATCGTTATCCGGTCATGGCCCGCAAAGGCATGGTCTGCACAGGATCATCTCTAGCCAGTGCAGCCGGTCTGGAAATATTAAGACAAGGTGGGAATGCGATCGATGCCGCGGTGGCCACAGCGGCGGCGCTGACGGTGGTGGAACCCACGGCCAATGGTTTAGGCAGCGATGCCTTTGCGATTGTCTGGCATAAAAATGAATTAGTAGGCCTGAATTCTTCCGGCTTTGCCCCGCAGGCGATTTCCGCGGAAAAACTCAAAGCTCAGGGAATGACGAATATGCCGACATTCGGCTGGACGCCGGTTACCGTTCCCGGCGCGGTGAAAGCATGGAAAAGTCTGAACGAGCGTTTCGGAAGGCTGACTTTAGCTCAATGCTTAGCGCCGGCTATTCGCTATGCTGAGGAAGGCTATCCCTGCCCACCGACGCTGGCGCATTACTGGCAGGCCGCTTTTCGGAAATATCAAAAAGAATTTGCGGGCAAGCCAGAATTCGACGAATGGTTCAAAACGTTTGCCCCTCACGGAAAGGCTCCGCAGCCGGGTGAAGTCATCACATTAAAAAATCACGCGGAAACATTAAAGGAAATTGGCAGGACGCAGGCTGACAGTTTTTACAAGGGACCGCTTGCCGATCAGATTGACGCCTGCAGCCGCAAATTCGGCGGATATCTGCGCAAAGCGGATCTGGAAGCTTTTGAAAACGAATGGGTGAATCCAATCCGTTTGAATTACCGCGGCTATGAAATCTGTGAAATTCCGCCGAATGGTCAGGGGATTGTCGCGCTGATGGCCCTGAATATTTTAAAAGAGTTCCAGTTTGCGGAGAAGCTGCATGTTGAAACGGTGCACCGTCAGCTGGAAGCGATGAAAATGGCTTTTAAGGACGGCTTGTTCTATATTACAGATCCGAAAGCGATGAAGGTGAAAACAGAGCAGCTGTTGGATCCTCAGCTGGGACGGCTGCGGGCTGCTCAGATCAGTGAGCAGGCGCAGGATCCGCAGGTCAGCGAACTGCCGCAGAGCGGAACCGTCTATTTATGCACCGCGGATGAAGAAGGCAACATGGTGTCATACATTCAAAGTAATTATATGGGCTTTGGCAGCGGGATCGTTGTGGAAGGCACAGGCATTTCCCTGCAGAACCGCGGTCATGATTTCTCATTGGATGAACAACATGCGAATTGCCTGGAACCACGCAAGCGAACCTACCATACCATCATCCCGGGCTTTATCATGCACCAGGGCAAGGCTGTTGGTCCTTTCGGCGTGATGGGTGGATATATGCAGCCGCAGGGCCATGTTCAGGTGGCGATGAATCTGATTGATTTTCATCTCAACCCGCAGATGGCGCTGGATGCACCACGCTGGCTGTGGGAGCGGGACAATCGTATTTTTGTGGAACCGCATTTCCCGACAGCCCTGGCAAAGGCCCTGCAGCAGCGCGGACATCGGATTGAAGTCTGCTTAGATCCGGGTGTTTTCGGCCGCGGACAAATGATTCTCAGAATGGAGAACGGCACGTTGATTGGCGGAACGGAATCCCGGACCGACAGCAACATCGCCTGTTATTAA
- a CDS encoding NUDIX domain-containing protein, with protein sequence MELIEQTKSQKRVFTGRLIHVRHDEVRLPDGTETIREVVEHPGGVAIAALTDQNELLLVDQFRYAQQRIMREVPAGKREAGEEPLITAKRELQEETGYTAETFQFIGEMVPTGAYLEETIQMYWAKGLTFVGTHLDEDEFLNCVKVPLDEVVEQVMRGEIIDGKTIAMTLKIKALLEENQ encoded by the coding sequence ATGGAACTCATAGAACAAACAAAATCACAGAAGCGTGTGTTTACGGGCCGCTTAATCCATGTCCGGCATGATGAAGTCAGACTGCCGGACGGAACAGAAACAATCCGTGAGGTGGTTGAGCATCCCGGCGGAGTGGCGATCGCGGCACTGACGGATCAGAATGAACTGCTGCTTGTCGATCAGTTTCGTTATGCTCAACAGCGAATCATGCGCGAGGTTCCGGCTGGGAAGCGGGAAGCAGGCGAGGAACCGTTAATTACGGCCAAACGGGAACTGCAGGAGGAAACCGGCTACACCGCTGAAACTTTCCAGTTTATTGGGGAGATGGTTCCTACCGGGGCCTACCTGGAAGAAACCATCCAAATGTATTGGGCCAAAGGACTAACCTTTGTCGGCACGCATTTAGATGAAGATGAATTTCTCAACTGCGTCAAGGTCCCTCTGGATGAGGTAGTCGAGCAGGTCATGCGGGGCGAAATCATCGATGGCAAGACAATCGCTATGACTTTGAAAATCAAAGCTTTACTGGAGGAAAATCAATGA
- a CDS encoding TfoX/Sxy family protein: MASTLEFVTYVTDQLALAGTITWKRMFGEYGLYCDQVFFGVICDDQLFIKITPPVAERMPDCPKAPPYAGAKESFLIEDLDNRKQLAEIVRMTCEALPKPKPRRPKTTKSKD, encoded by the coding sequence ATGGCATCGACACTGGAATTTGTCACATATGTGACGGATCAGCTGGCTTTAGCCGGTACCATTACGTGGAAACGCATGTTCGGAGAATATGGTCTGTATTGCGATCAGGTGTTTTTCGGCGTGATCTGCGATGATCAGCTGTTTATCAAAATCACACCGCCGGTCGCAGAAAGGATGCCGGATTGTCCGAAAGCACCGCCTTATGCGGGAGCGAAGGAAAGCTTTTTGATCGAAGATCTGGATAATCGGAAACAACTGGCGGAGATTGTCAGGATGACCTGTGAAGCACTGCCCAAGCCCAAACCTCGGCGTCCCAAGACAACGAAAAGTAAAGACTAA
- a CDS encoding DUF4129 domain-containing protein, which produces MKRFFPYLISLQQCLCGLWIMIVLVQAFVPQTLSLLGCGLFFFVQWGLSHLSSEKRPALRTSLYFICILLFAVLIPKHRDVLTIGLTAVGLMLETGLIFSLKELRDCSWGRLGIGGLVLVLLNLVSPSPALIRSSLLLALAALCLRVQSQFINPVNPASLMNLDQDQEKLLLKLAGLQLFVTVLIGPISSVILFLAQLLSQGLTWILSLLIEAFAFVFSAIILSLQSLIRWILAHQKGAESTPSLTPQPEATMTPTPESATSASSFFNGFLALILLIIAIFLLVSLLRWLIRLIRKSRPVSLEGGFASEKINSSEISARPTLRQRLHAWLHPETLSPLRKQYKEAVDLRIQQGHPFAPHATPWEYWNEVKAEEADDTFRKLTEAYNEERYRPAANAEMKTGTER; this is translated from the coding sequence ATGAAACGTTTCTTTCCTTATTTAATCTCCCTGCAGCAATGCCTTTGCGGCTTATGGATCATGATTGTTCTCGTTCAGGCCTTTGTCCCACAAACCCTTTCGCTGCTTGGATGCGGACTGTTTTTCTTTGTTCAGTGGGGACTGTCGCATTTGTCCAGTGAGAAAAGGCCGGCACTGCGAACCAGTTTGTACTTCATCTGCATTCTTCTCTTTGCGGTGCTGATTCCTAAGCATCGGGATGTTCTGACAATCGGGCTGACCGCTGTCGGCTTGATGTTGGAAACGGGATTGATTTTTTCGTTGAAAGAGCTGCGCGACTGTTCGTGGGGTCGGTTGGGGATCGGCGGACTGGTTCTGGTTCTGTTGAATCTGGTGAGTCCTTCCCCAGCCTTGATCCGCAGTTCACTGCTGTTAGCCTTAGCCGCCTTATGCCTGCGGGTTCAGTCGCAATTTATCAATCCAGTCAATCCAGCTTCGTTGATGAATTTAGATCAGGATCAGGAAAAGCTGTTGTTAAAATTGGCGGGCCTGCAGTTGTTTGTGACGGTGCTCATTGGGCCGATAAGCTCGGTGATTCTCTTTCTGGCGCAGCTGCTCAGCCAGGGGCTGACGTGGATTTTAAGTCTTTTGATCGAGGCGTTTGCCTTTGTCTTTTCGGCGATCATCTTGTCGCTGCAAAGCTTGATCCGCTGGATCCTTGCCCATCAGAAAGGGGCGGAATCGACTCCGTCACTCACACCGCAGCCGGAGGCTACGATGACGCCCACTCCCGAATCAGCAACGTCAGCTTCTTCCTTCTTCAATGGGTTTCTGGCGTTAATTCTGCTGATTATCGCGATCTTTCTGCTTGTTTCTCTGCTTCGTTGGCTGATCCGGCTGATCCGCAAATCCCGTCCGGTTTCATTGGAAGGGGGTTTTGCGAGTGAAAAAATCAACAGCTCAGAGATTTCTGCCCGGCCAACTTTGCGCCAGCGCCTGCATGCCTGGCTGCATCCGGAAACGCTTTCTCCATTGCGGAAGCAATACAAGGAAGCTGTCGATCTGCGGATCCAACAAGGTCATCCATTTGCGCCCCATGCGACGCCTTGGGAATACTGGAATGAAGTGAAAGCGGAAGAAGCCGATGATACGTTTAGGAAGCTGACCGAGGCTTATAATGAAGAACGGTATCGGCCAGCCGCAAACGCCGAAATGAAGACGGGAACTGAAAGATAA